A genomic segment from Bombus affinis isolate iyBomAffi1 chromosome 13, iyBomAffi1.2, whole genome shotgun sequence encodes:
- the LOC126923295 gene encoding muscle M-line assembly protein unc-89-like gives MPAIDYTKRNLFFKLVKRGSDRNKQPPKSDYQEQRSPSTKPKMIFKNDHKLRIQERSQTCFQQGSEDHRQNDAQNVHSEYSYSIQQTSPSYCNKPERYKDCRKEPTKHSILCKKVRKCGKASVEGFEDRKKSAESEKVPTKCFEEHKKLTETECQGSSKDFKRYEQRQFDQTRSNKVFHAYDQDDRKLPAQKADKKESKILSKMDRIMICLQKHSSDTIKSFLPKKAANLEQKNSRCSKDACSNSSKLHEDILPDPVPPKSIHWSEKMRIGQHEKKHSPSICPSPIVFIPHQQSSKKKPKAEISRDLQAEGLQHSSTDSHSCVKYRSKRESSNARSSTQDSYLSRKTRYDDGDKKCFATRKYTKNQTSFVAYKSGSCEKSENPYQVKDVSDSKGDVSSLKYGLSKRLNPKEMQTTYMNRKPHKVKTRSLKKSEETYLPIRKKRKCFKGSGEWKKQKYQVRLKIFKSKNGLDPCLPTVIEVQRNDRSFIEEIQRPRLSPVHREISKLLKHPCNFKCCRLDDITKTKKRIKKGKGKVTKRKKCP, from the coding sequence ATGCCTGCGATTGATTATACGAAAAGAAACCTATTCTTCAAACTTGTCAAAAGAGGATCCGATAGAAATAAACAACCGCCAAAATCGGACTATCAAGAGCAACGTTCTCCTTCGACAAAACCAAAAATGATTTTCAAAAATGATCACAAACTTCGGATACAAGAACGTTCCCAAACATGTTTCCAGCAAGGTTCAGAAGATCATCGTCAAAATGACGCACAAAATGTACACTCTGAGTATTCTTACTCGATACAACAGACAAGTCCATCCTATTGTAATAAGCCTGAAAGATACAAAGATTGCCGAAAAGAACCGACAAAACATTCCATACTTTGTAAGAAAGTGAGAAAATGTGGGAAGGCATCGGTGGAAGGTTTCGAAGATCGTAAGAAGTCGGCAGAAAGCGAAAAGGTGCCGACGAAATGTTTCGAAGAACATAAAAAATTGACAGAGACCGAGTGTCAGGGAAGCTCAAAAGATTTCAAGCGCTACGAGCAACGTCAATTTGATCAAACGAGAAGCAATAAGGTTTTCCATGCATATGACCAGGATGATAGAAAATTACCAGCTCAGAAGGCGGATAAAAAAGAATCAAAAATTTTATCGAAGATGGATAGAATTATGATTTGCTTGCAAAAACATAGTTCCGACACAATTAAATCGTTTTTACCCAAGAAAGCAGCGAATTTAGAGCAAAAGAATTCCAGGTGCTCGAAAGATGCATGCAGTAATTCATCAAAGTTACACGAAGATATTCTCCCTGATCCAGTACCACCAAAATCTATTCACTGGTCTGAGAAGATGAGGATAGGCCAACACGAGAAGAAACATAGCCCTTCTATCTGTCCCTCCCCCATAGTATTTATTCCCCATCAACAATCGAGTAAAAAGAAGCCAAAAGCTGAAATATCTCGAGATCTGCAAGCTGAGGGATTACAACATTCGTCAACGGATTCGCATTCGTGCGTGAAATATCGATCGAAACGTGAGTCCAGTAACGCTCGTTCATCCACGCAGGATAGTTACTTGTCTCGAAAAACGAGATACGATGATGGTGACAAAAAGTGCTTTGCCACCAGAAAATATACGAAAAATCAAACATCTTTCGTTGCATATAAAAGTGGCTCTTGTGAGAAGTCAGAGAACCCGTATCAAGTAAAAGACGTCAGCGATTCCAAAGGTGATGTATCGAGTTTGAAGTATGGCTTGAGTAAGCGTCTCAATCCAAAGGAGATGCAGACTACTTACATGAATCGCAAGCCACACAAGGTTAAGACGAGATCTTTAAAAAAATCGGAAGAGACATATTTGCCAATTCGAAAGAAGCGAAAGTGTTTCAAGGGAAGTGGCGAATGGAAAAAGCAGAAATATCAAGTTCGGTTGAAGATTTTTAAATCGAAAAATGGCTTGGATCCATGTCTACCTACAGTGATCGAAGTGCAACGCAACGATCGTTCATTTATAGAGGAGATACAGAGACCAAGGTTAAGCCCGGTGCATCGTGAAATTTCCAAGTTACTAAAGCATCCGTGTAATTTCAAGTGCTGTCGCCTCGACGATATTACCAAGACTAAAAAACGtataaagaaaggaaaaggaaaagtaaCAAAGAGGAAAAAATGTCCGTGA